The stretch of DNA GGAAGTAGCGAAAGCAGCGGACATGTTGCCGTGATGCTCAGGGGCTGCTCGTCGAAACAGCCGTTGGCATCCGTCACGCTAAGGGTGAAGTTGGTGGTAGCTGCTGCGGTGGGTGTTCCCGAAAGAATTCCCGTGCTGGCATCGAGGGTCAAGCCTGTCGGGAGTGTGCCGCTGGCAACCACGTAGGTCAGCGAACCTACCCCGCCCGTGCTGGCCAGGCTCTGGCTGTAGGGCTGGCCCAGGGTGCCGCTTGTTAGTGAGGTAGTGGTGATTGACAGGGAGCAGATTACCGAAAGGCTGGTTGTTGCGGTGGCGGTGCAGCCAACACCATTGCTAACCAGCACCGTGTAGGCATAAACGCCTTCAGTAGTGGGAGCCGTTATGGTGCGGCTGGCAACCGTTGTTGCAGTCGGCGAGCTGATGCCCGGTCCGCTCCAAGTGTAGTTGGTAGTGCCTGCCGTCACGCCCGAGGCCGATGCGTTGAGCGTAACAACGGCACCGGGAGCTACGCTGTTGGGTGTGGCAGTAGCTACCACGCTGGTAGGCGTTACGCAGGGAACGAAAGCGGCATCGTAGACAAAGGTGTTTTGCCCGGCACCGCCCAGCGTAAACGAAACAATGCCTGCCGGATTGGGCTTGGAGTCGACGCGCCCGTTGGGGTCCTGATTGGGTTTGGTGCTCAGGCTGAGTGCCCCTGCCGAAGCACTGGTTGGGAAACAGATTGAGTAACTGTTTCCGGCACTTAACCCTGTCAGGCTGTAGACGAAACCGGTAGCGTTGGTGCCGCTGGCGTTCGAGAAGTAGTATTCGCCATTGCTGCCGGTTACTACGGTTGTATTGGCCGGTACGCCCGAACCTTTTAGCTGCACCGTAATGCCCGCCAGAGCAAGCTCTCCGGCGTCCTGAATGCCGTTGTCGTTATCGTCGCGCCAAACGCGGTTGCCAATCTGGACAGGGGCCACTCCGCACCGCAGTTCCAGATCACCCAAACCCGCCGACTTACCCGTTGCATTGACGTTAGGCGTTCCATCACCATACACCTGAAAACGGCTGGCATTGTAGTTGGCGTCCTGATTAGAGCCAAACGCCGTGCCTCCCGCCGAACCCGTGCGGTTGTTGAAGCGAGATACGCCCCCCGACCATAAATCGACGGGGTCAATTACGGTAGCCATTACCTGCCCGCTGCCGGGGAAGAACGTTAGCCCGCCGATAGCGGTTTCTTCGTGCGGAACAAAACCGGCTTCGTAGCGGTCGTCCCAGTAGTATTCGCCCCCGCCGTTGCCTTCGTTACGACCCGCACCGAGTGTTGCTATGCCACCTGCCGATGCGTTGCTCTCCACAACAAACGTACCGCTGTTGTTGTGTACGCGCATCAAATCGCCCCCGCTAATGCCCGTCCAGCCATTGCTGCCAGAAGCAGACGTAGGCGAGGCTGTTGTGGTTGTGCCGGGGCCTGTGACGTAGGTAAACGACGTAGGACCGTTATTGTAGGTGCCCAATTGATAAGCAGTACGGTCGCCAAAAGCCAGTATCATCGAGCCGTCTACATCGAACTCAATGTCGGTTAACATAGGCTGTGGATAACTCGCAATACGAGAGTTGTTAAAAGTTGACGACTGAAAAAAGAGATTGAAATTATTGGTCCAGGGCCTCCAGAAGCGGCTGCTGGCCGAGGCTGGGTTTGTAGACGTGTACTCATTACTGGCAAATCCGCGCTGAAAGCCCAAAGTGGTGGAAAATACCTGCGTAGCAACTCCGTTTTGCGGATTCACCTGATAAACCAATGCTTTCAGGTCATTACGCGATTGAGACACTTCAGCCGTACAAACGGCACCAACGTACACATTGCCCCGGTAAAACTTGGTAGCGAAAATCTGGTAATCGTCGTTGGAGCATGTACCGGAGGGTACAATAGTGTAGGACTGAATTTGACCGGAAGCCGGAGCCGAGGGCGGATTGCCAACCGGAATTACGTACAGTTTTTTGTCGAACAGGTTGGTAACAAACAGCGTCTGTTCATCATCCGACAGATCAAGGTCGCCTAAGCCAGCACGACCTACATTGCCAAAGCCCCAGTTGTCGTTGCTGGGTGAGTTAATATTGGCTGGCAGGCTGCGTGCGCCTTCGGTGCCAGCGTTGAGCGTCAAAAACAAGGGGGCCGATACGGTTGTGCTGGCCGGACCCGTGTAATCGAGTTTGTAAATGGCACCTAACCTCCCGTTGAGAACGCCTGCATGACGACGCACAAAGGCACCGGCAAACATCTGTTTGCTGGATCGCTGATACGCCAAACCCCAGACTGAGCCGGTGGCGGGGCTGTTGGCATCAACGTTTTTGCCCGTGGTCGACGTGGCCGTGGCGTTGTAAGGAAAGGTAACGATGGTTGGTTCGATGGCCGTTTGATTGCCATTGACGAAGCACGTTGTGACAACGTTGGTGTTAAGTGGCCCGCAGAAATGAGCGGGATAGTTCAGGCCATAGTTGACCACTGCTGATCCCGACAGGTTTACGAACCGAACACTCGAACCGCTTGCACTGCTGTTTGTTGGCGCACTCACAAACCCATCGTAATCAGTAGCGACAGGATTAGAGAATTCTAATCGATAAACGCCATTGGCCCCCACGTTCAGCGTATAAAGCCCTGATGCGTCTGTAAGGGCAGATAGAGACGTGCCCAAACTATTAATAGCCGTGACACGAACGCCCGGAACACCTATTTCGCCCGCTGAAATACCCGTGCCCGACGTGGGGTTATCAACGAGGCCGTTGCTGTTAAAGTCACGGTATACTGTACCTGTAATAGTTTGGGCGTAACTATTGGGCGAGTTGGTCAGCAGGCACAAAAGTGCCAGCAGACCAGTAACAAGTAATAAGCGTGTAGAGGTAGGCATCGAATAAATATTTTGTGTTGATCGAATGGTTCATTCGATAAATTGGCAATATGTGTGCCATGAGAGCATTTCATTAGAGAAAGTGAGTTTTTATGTGTTATTTTAACTGGTTTATTTCTTATTTTGATTAGACTATTACTTATTTATAAGTTAGTATAATGAGTAACTGAGTTTTACAAAAAATATGCCAGCCATCCAACTTAGAATTGGCCTTATATAACCTATATATTAACTCGTTTCATAAAGAAAAAGTAAACGGGTAGCTGAAGAATGCTTCAACTACCCGTTTACTCGTACAAATCAGCTCACCTATTACTGACCACCAATACGGGTTCCTTTTCTGGTTTGCTTTAACACAAACGGCACACACACAGATGGCGGGCAGTTGCAGTTGGCGGGCAAAATAACTACCTGCTCATCACGGTGGCAGTTTAGCGCGTTATAAACCCGGACCCAATACGTGCCTGCGGGCAGCGTACTGGCCAACACGCTATTAATTGGTAAAGCCATCGGATTTGATGTTATCAATGTACCACTCTCAAAATCAATACCGCCCCGGCTGATTTGATATGTCAGATTCGTCACGCTACTTAGCCCTGTAAGTATAATACGCCCATTGGCTTGCACTGTAGACCCCGAGCAGGTAGGAGTACTGGCTGTCAGCGAGTAAGACGCTACACCCGGTATCTCTTCCACAATGAAGGGACAGCAGCTATAATCCGGACACAGCTCATTAGCATTGTTCGCCGAAAGCTTGTACTCGCCGGGCTGGCGCACTTCCAGTATATTAGTGGTGAAGCTGGTGAGTTCGGTAGTCACGCCCTCGAAGGTGCGGAACCAATGATATTTGGTGCGCTCGGTGGGGGCCGTCAGTTGAAAGACATATTCGCTGCCGGGGCAGACAAGAATCGGAATACTGGTACAAACGTCGACTTCCTTACCAGGAATAGCGGCTTTGTTATACACGATTCCTTCGGTTGTTGCTGTCACCTGGAACGTTAAGCTAAGACTTTGTCCGGCTCCGATGCTGGAGACTGTCCACGTACTGGCTACCGAAGCTGACATGGCTGGGGTGAACGTAGTACCGGTTGGAGCGACAGCCGAACCCAACAGATAGGTGGCTCCTTCGGAGAGCAGATCCCTTACGACGGCTGTGGTCGCTACTGAGCCGGTATTGGTCAGCACCACTGTGTAGGTCAGTACGTCGCCCACTTTCGCCCTACTCTTGTCAACAGCTTTCGCCAGATTGAGTGAGGGGTTAGGAGCGGTTGTGCAACTCATCGGCACAGTATAAATTATGCTACTGCTGGTGCTGGAGCCGTTGGTGAGCACAGCAACTACCGTGCGGCTGACTGGTCCGTCACTCACGCCCGATACTGAGAAGATAGCCGTAGGCTGGCCTGCCGTGACCGTCTGGCTCAACACAACGCTTCCGTTGTCGCTTACAGTAAGAGTAGACCCCGCTGGGGCATCGGTGAGCGTTACTATACCACTGGCGGTGTAGGTGTTGGTCGCTGTATTACAAGCAGGCAGGCCAACGTTTACCCGTACCGTCGGTGGAGTTGGGTCGACTCTGATCGTCAGGGGCAGGATGGCCGTACAACTCTTACTGTCGGTCACCGTTAGGGTGAAGCTGGAGTTGCCCGCTGAAGTAGGTGTGCCTGAAATGACGCCTGTACTGGCATTGAGCGACAGCCCGCTGGGCAACGTACCAATAGCGTTGAAGGTCATTGGGACGATACCACCACTGGTGGCAATGCTCTGGCTATAAGCCGTGCCAACCTGGCCGTTGGGCAGGCTGCTGGTGGTAACGCTCACCGAGCAAAGGGTGCAGGCCAGCGGTACGCTGTAGGTGGTGCTGGCCGGGGTGCCATCGGTCAGCCTTGCCACAACGGTGCGGCTGGCTGGTCCGTTGCTGACCCCGGTCACTGAAAAGATCACGCTGGAAGAACCGGCGGCTACGGGTTGGCTCAGCACGGAGTTGCCGTTGTCGGTGAGGCTCAGGCTGGAGCCTGGCGTAGCGTTGGCGATGGTGGCTGTGCCGCTGGCGATGTAGGTGTTGGTTGCCGTGTTGCAGACGGGTGTCCCAACCACCACCACAACCGTCGCTGGAGCGGTAGTACAGGAAACGGGTGCGGTGTAGGTGGTGCTGCTGGTGCCGCATCCGGCTAAACTGGCCGACACGCTTCGGGGGCTGCCATCGGATACTAACCCGGCCATTTGCTCAGTAATCAGCGTGGCGTTGGCCGGAACAGTAAGCGTTCGACTCTCCACGCCGTCGATAAGGGTAAGGATGCCGCTGCTGGCGGGCGGGTTGGTCAGCGTTACGCTCAAGGTGGCTGTGTAGCGGTTGGTAGTCGGGTCGCAGGGGCCAGCCGTTGCGGTTAGGGTCAGCGAACAGACTGGGGCCGCTGAAACGCTGATGCTCAGCGGAAGCGGCACCGAACACCCGTTGGCATCGGTAGCCGTGAGGGTAAAGCTGCTCAGGCCCGAAGCCGTCGGCGTACCACTTATCACATTGCCGACCAACCCAAGTCCTGGGGGTGGAGTACCCGCCGTCACCGAGTAGGCGTAGGGAGCCGTACCGCCCGATGCGGTCAGCGGCTGGCTGTAGAGGGTGCCTTCCTGGGCAGTGGGCAGGCTGGTAGGAAGCAGCGAAAGCAGCGGACATGTTGCGGTGATGCTCAGAGGCTGCTCGTCGGCACAGCCGTTGGCATCCGTCACGCTAAGGGTGAAGTTGGTGATGGCTGCTGCGGTGGGTGTTCCGGAAAGGATGCCTGTGCTGGCATCGAGGCTCAAGCCTGTCGGGAGCGTCCCGCTGGCGACCGCGTAGGTCAGCGAACCTACCCCGCCCGTGCTGGCCAGGCTCTGGCTGTAGGGCTGGCCCAGGGTGCCGCTTGTTAGTGAGGTAGTGGTGATCGACAGTGAGCAGACCGAGCAGGAAACTGGTGCGGTATAGGTGGTGCTGGTAGTGCCGCAGGCCAACACGCTGCTGGCGATGCTGACGGTCTGGGTCAGGCCGTTGGAAGGCAAGCCGTTGAAGATGGCGGTTAGCGTGTTGGTGCCCAAACCGCCCGAGGTAGACAGGGTCTGGGTTAGCGTACCAGTGCTGATAGTGATGCTGCCCTCGACAGGGTTAGCGACCGTGACTACCACGGTTGCCGAGTAGGTGTTGGTAAGGGGGTCGCAAGGGCCGGCAGTGGCTGTCGCTCCGAGTGAGCAGATGGGAGCCGCTGAAACGCTGATGCTCAGCGGCACGGTAGCCGAGCAGGCCTTGCTGTCTGTTACGGTTAGACTGAAACTGGTTGTACCGGCTGCGGTAGGTGTACCCGAGATGACACCCGTGCTGGTGTTGACAATCAGCCCGGCTGGTAGAGCTCCTGTCGAACTGAAGGTGTAAGCGGGCGTGCCACCACTAACTACGATAGTCTGGCTGTAAGCTGTGCCGATCTGGCCGTTGGGCAAATTGGCTGGAGTGACCGTCAGGGCGGGGCTTACCGTTAAAATACCATTGGCCGTGGCTGAGCAACCTTGGGCCGTTGTGCCCGTGACCGAGTATGTGCCAGCTACGCTGACTGAGATCGACATCGTTGTGGCACCTGTGCTCCAAAGATAGGTGCTGGCACCCGACGCGCTGAGTACTCCTGTCTCTTCGGCGCAAACAGTGGCTGAAGTGGCTGTTACGAGTGGTAGTGGGTCAATGGTGAGCACCCGGCTGAGTTGGGCAGGTTCGCAGCTACCACTGCCGTCAGGGTCAGCACTCGTCAGCGTCAGCGTTATACTGCCAGCAGTGACGTCGGCCAGTGAAGGCTGGTAGGTTACAGCCGTGACAGACCCAATTGTGTTCAATGAAAGAATGCCCGTTCCATTGCTGGTGAGTGTAGCTGACGTTGCTCCGCTGACACCCGCTGTAAAACTGACTAGTGCTTGCCCGCAGGTCTGCATGGTGGTGGGCAGTAACGTCAGGCTAACCGGCGTCTGGCAGGCGCAGTTGACCACGACCGACTTGGTGTCTGTACAAGAGCTGCCGATGGCGCGAACAACTACGGTAGCAGTGGTGCTGGTGGTTGCACTGAGGGTAAAGCTATTAGCAGTGGTGAAGTCTCCTCCGTTGAGACTATACTCAAGCACACCTGCCCCTATGTTGGTTGTTTCCACCGTTAGGCTGGCCACGTTGCCCATACATGCTGTACCCTGGGTCAGGGCGATGATCTGGGGCTGGGGGTTGACCGTCAGCAGGGCCGTTGCCGTTGCCGAGCAGCCTGCTGCACTGGTAGCTGTCACTGAGTAAGTACCCGCACTCATCACCTCAATGCTGGCCGTGGTTGCGCCTGTGTTCCAGAGGTAGGCTTCCGCTCCTGTTACCGTGAGTGTGCCGGTCTGTCCGCTACAAACCGTAGCGGAGGTAGTTGTCAGGGTAGGAGCAGGACAAACGACTGTAATACTCAATGGCAGGATGGCCGTACAACTCTTACTGTCGGTCACCGTTAGGGTGAAGCTGGAGTTGCCCGCTGAAGTAGGTGTGCCTGAAATGACGCCTGTACTGGCGTTAAGCGACAGCCCGCTGGGCAATGAGCCGATGGCCGCGAAGGTGAGCGAACCGGGGGCGGCTCCACTGATGGCAATATTCTGGCTGTAAGGCTGATTTACTGCGCCGGAGGCTACGACTGTAGTGTTAATCGAAAGGGAACAGACCGTACACGAGGCTGGTGCTATATAGGTAGCACTCGCGCTGCCGCAGTCAGTCAATGCTGCCGTTATGGTGTGTGTCGTTGCTCCTGACGCTAAGCCCGTCAGTGAGTAAGCTACCGACGTAGCACCTGATGGAACAGTGACAGTGGTGCTGTAGAGACCATCTGTGATCGTCGCTGTGCCGCCCGCTGTGGCTGTCAGGTTAACATTGCCCGAAAGAGTATATTGATTAGTGGCTGAATTGCAGGTGCCGGGCGTGACTGTCAGCGTCAGGCTACAGGATAAGGGAATATAGTTATATACTTCAACGTCGCCACCGGCACCCTTTATGTCGTCGCCAGTGCCGTCATAACCAGGCACATACGGAACGGCTCGGAAACTACTAACCTTACCTCCCAGGTTGCCATTCGTGATGCTCCCGACTGTCGTTAAGTTTGTTACCTGCAGGCCATGTGGGCCATCGGATGTGATCATATCACCCGCGCTGAACACTAACGTAATATCCGACTGACCATTTAATGGGGCAACATCAATACCCCCATAGGCGTCGTATGTATTAGGCGTGCTGGAGGTGCCAGGATTAATTCTGTTCGCCAACGTAAAATTCGTTGTACTACCCTGATAAACATAGACGTGGGCATCGTGTACGTATGTGCCCGCATCTGATATCATGGTTCGGCCTGCCAAGAGCATCTTCGTCCCATCTTGCGTAAAAGCAATGTCAGTGATAAATTCTTTCTGACGGGCAGGCACATCAAACTCTTCAATATCCGTTGCCGAGTTAATAGTGCCATTGGCATTCAGCGCCACCGACCGAATACGGGTATCGCTCGTGTTACTGTAATCGCTTCCGTAAGGTTTATTGCGATTTACCTTCCAGGTACTGTAATACAGCCGTCCATTCTTCACCGCCAATGCCCAGGGCAGATTAGTGCTGATGCTTGCACTCGTGCTTAGGGGCGCGTCCGGGTCAACAGGATTCGCAAACCACGCACTTGTGCCTGGTGCCTGATAGGAGTCAAGGATGGCTCCTGTAGCATTTAGGCGATAAATTTTTCCATCGCTGAAGTTGGAGACAAAAAACTGGTTATTAGTACGGTCATAGCAAATGTCGCCCATGCCAGGTCCCTTCGTGCGTCTTTTCTCGGAAGAAAGCCAGCTAAGGATTTCCACGGCTGTTTGGGGCAGAACAGCAAAGACAGTGGGTGTCCCGGTTGTTTTATCAATTTTATAGATTGTACCCGCTGCTGACACACTACCTGCTGAGCTGCCATTGCCATTCCATCCGCCAATTGTGCCATACTGCGAAGGGGATAACCAGGATGCATAATTCCACGGATAGGAGGAGGAGGCAGTTGCGTACAGATTTCCTGAAACATCGAACGTAAGTCCGAATACATTGCCAACTTTTTCTATAGTCCAGTCGGGGTGGTGATAAGACGGAGGCCCATCCCAGACGGTTCCCGGTGAGGTATAAGGAGCAGGGGCTGACAAATCAACTAACCCCAATACATAATTCGTCATGGATGAAGTATTGCCAGCCACCGAATTGACAGCACCGCAACTGACAGCAACGGTGCCGTATTTGATGTCAGGTAATGCAGCATATGTACTCGTTTTTGATGCCAGACGCGCCGATGAATGAGCAAACGAAGTGGTTCCGGACGGAACGGTTACAGCCGCTCTGCGAGTGCCTTCGGTTAAGGTCGTGGAACTGCCCTGTGTAGTCGTTAGGTTGATGTTTCCCGTCAGAATATAGCCGCTGTTAGGCAGAATTATACCCGCCCTGTTGGGGACTGTATCGATGGTATCGGCGTTAGTTTCTGTGCCGGGAGTTAGTATGGCTCCATACGCCCTGTTTACATTGCATTCGTGGAGGATAGTGCCTGTCACGGTTCGGCTATATCCCGCAAGAGCGTATAATATTAGTCCTGCAAACGTGAAAAATAATTTAAGAAATGTAGTGAATGAATTCATGACCCGGCAGTTTATATTGTGTAGAGAATGTCGCCGAAAGTCGCATACCAAAAAGTTTGCCGATCTTAAGAAACTCTGAATTTATAGGTGAAATTCTGCGAAAATGTGCTGAAATAAATTTTTGAGTAGCTTTATTCACCACGAACTCTGTTGCAATGGCGTAGATAAATTTTATGCCAATTATCTATATATTCATTGGTGGGTAAGTATATATACTTGGTATAACAAAACGATAGGCTACTGCTAATAATCGGTTTGGATGAGACTATCAACACGGTCGCTTTTGCCGTAACTTGCGGCCAAACAAAATCACAGGTATGCCTTCGACTACACTCTCTCCCATTACGACTGCTCAAATTCAGGTTGCCTCTGAAATAGGTACACTCCGCCGACTGCTCATCCATAGCCCCGACCGGGGGCTGGGAAAAGTAGTACCCTCAAAAGCCCAGGACTGGCTCTTTGAAGACATCGTAAACCTGAACATGATGCGTCGGGATGAATATGATTATTACGTAAAACTGCTGCTGTATTTTCTCGACCCCGAAAAAGTCCAGGGCCGAAAAGCCGATACCACCCCCAATCGTAATTTTTTCAAGCCCGACCACGACGACTATTTTCGATCCGATAAAGTCATTGATATTCAGGTGTTATTGACCGATATTTTGCAGAATGAGGTGATTCGGACAAAGTTGATAGCATCAATCTGCGGCATTGAACGCACGTCGTTCCAAACGCAGCAGCAGTTGCACGAATACGACCCCGTCGAACTGGCGAAAATTATGATCTCCGGTTCGCTGCCCGATCAGACGATGCTCTTTGCGCCCCTGCCAAACTTTATTTTTACCCGCGACATTGGCATTGTTATCAACGACCATATTCTACTGAACAAACCTGCTAAACTGGCCCGCACCCGCGAAGCTTTGCTGGCGCAGTATTTCTTTCATTACCATCCGATTTTTGCCAGCTACCGCGACAAAATCATCGAGATTCCCGACAACGAACACGCTTTTCTGCTGTCGGATACCGACGTAAATCGCGACGTAACCCGCTCGACGCTCGAAGGGGGCGACGTGATGATGATTGCACCCCGGCATTTGCTGGTGGGTGTTTCGGAACGCACTACGCTCTACGCGGCCCAACAGGTAATGCGGTTGGTATTCGAGAAAAACGTGGTCGATAAAGTTACCATCATCAAGATTCCGAAAAAGCGCGATTACATGCACATCGACACCGTGTTTACGCAGGTGAAACGTAATGTGTGGGTGTTGCTTGGCTCATTGGCCCGCACTGGCGACGAAGCCAAAAAACGCGACGTACTACATTTCTTCGCCCCCAAAGATATGTCGGAAGAATTGCGTATTCTTCAGTTTATCAAGGGATTAGAACATAAGCCCATCGAAATCGAAAACCTTGAAGACTTGCTCACCGACATCAGCAAAAACGACCTGGGAGCTGCCGAGCCAGTCCGATTTATTTACTCCGGCAACAATGAGTTTCCGTTTGGTGCCCGCGAACAATGGACCGACTCCTGCAACCTTTTGGCCCTGAAAGACGGTGTCGTTGTTGGCTACGACCGCAACGACCGCACGCTCGAAGCGTTTCGGCAGGCTGGTTTCGACGTGGTGGGCGCGGCAGAACTCATCGAACGCTTCGAGGATGGAGAAGCCTCACCCCAAACGCTTGAGAATACGTTTATTATGCTCCCATCGGCTGAATTGAGCCGGGCGCGGGGCGGGTCGCATTGCATGAGTTTGCCGCTCCTGCGTGATGCAGTTTAATTGGCGGCAAGCGCGTTTTTTTCGTAATTTCGGGCCATTATTAACTCACTGACCACATACTATGCAGTCTCAATCTACCTCTCGCATTCTGATGATTCGCCCGGTTCGGTTTGGCTTCAATACTGAAACGGCAGAATCGAATGCGTTTCAGGACATCGACATGGCCGCGCAAACCAGAGACGTTGCCCAGGAAGATGCCCGGCGGGAGTTTGATGAGATGACCCGCCAATTGCAGGCTGCGGGCGTTGAGGTGATGGTTTATGACGATACCGCTGACCCACATACGCCCGACTCTATTTTTCCCAACAACTGGGTCTCGTTTCATGCCAGCGGTACGGTGGTTCTATATCCGATGCAGGCCGAAAACCGGCGGCTCGAACGTCGGCAGGATATTATCGACGATCTTGCCCAGCGGTTTCACGTCTCGCGCATTGTTGACCTGACGCACTTCGAGCAGGAAGGCAAGTTTCTCGAAGGCACGGGCAGTATGGTTCTCGACCGGATGCACCGCGTGGCGTTTGCCTGCCTGTCGCCCCGCACACATCCCGACGTGCTGGCCGAATTCAGCCATCGAACCGGCTACCGGACCGTGGCCTTTCGGGCCGCCGATGCCAGCGGCAAGGCTATTTATCATACTAATGTGCTGATGTGCATTGCCGATACCTTCGCAGTGGTGTGCCTGTCGGCTATCACCGATCCCGACGAGCGGATTATGGTACGGCATGAACTGGAAAAACTTAACAAGCGCGTAATCGATATTTCGCTGGAGCAGATGGCAAGTTTCGCCGGAAACATGCTGATGGTGATGACTCAGAAGGGCCAGAAACTACTGATTATGTCAGACCGAGCCTACGCATCGCTGACGCCAAAGCAAATTGACCTGATGGACGACTACGCTACGCTTCTGCATTTCGACCTGTCGATGATTGAAGGCAACGGGGGTGGTTCGGCCCGCTGCATGATGGCCGAAGTACATCTGCCGCTCAAGTAGAGACGCAAAATCTTGCGTCTCTTACCCGGATGATTTTGTCACAAGATTTTGCGTCTCTTACTCAAATTGTTTTGTCACAAGATTTTGCGTCTACACGCACAAACGAATTAAGGGATTTTTCAGCTACTTGGTGGGTATGGAAAGCAAGGATGTACGCTGGGAGCAGCGTTTTGCCAATTATAAAAAAGCGTTGAGCAAGCTTGC from Spirosoma montaniterrae encodes:
- a CDS encoding arginine deiminase family protein — its product is MPSTTLSPITTAQIQVASEIGTLRRLLIHSPDRGLGKVVPSKAQDWLFEDIVNLNMMRRDEYDYYVKLLLYFLDPEKVQGRKADTTPNRNFFKPDHDDYFRSDKVIDIQVLLTDILQNEVIRTKLIASICGIERTSFQTQQQLHEYDPVELAKIMISGSLPDQTMLFAPLPNFIFTRDIGIVINDHILLNKPAKLARTREALLAQYFFHYHPIFASYRDKIIEIPDNEHAFLLSDTDVNRDVTRSTLEGGDVMMIAPRHLLVGVSERTTLYAAQQVMRLVFEKNVVDKVTIIKIPKKRDYMHIDTVFTQVKRNVWVLLGSLARTGDEAKKRDVLHFFAPKDMSEELRILQFIKGLEHKPIEIENLEDLLTDISKNDLGAAEPVRFIYSGNNEFPFGAREQWTDSCNLLALKDGVVVGYDRNDRTLEAFRQAGFDVVGAAELIERFEDGEASPQTLENTFIMLPSAELSRARGGSHCMSLPLLRDAV
- the ctlX gene encoding citrulline utilization hydrolase CtlX is translated as MQSQSTSRILMIRPVRFGFNTETAESNAFQDIDMAAQTRDVAQEDARREFDEMTRQLQAAGVEVMVYDDTADPHTPDSIFPNNWVSFHASGTVVLYPMQAENRRLERRQDIIDDLAQRFHVSRIVDLTHFEQEGKFLEGTGSMVLDRMHRVAFACLSPRTHPDVLAEFSHRTGYRTVAFRAADASGKAIYHTNVLMCIADTFAVVCLSAITDPDERIMVRHELEKLNKRVIDISLEQMASFAGNMLMVMTQKGQKLLIMSDRAYASLTPKQIDLMDDYATLLHFDLSMIEGNGGGSARCMMAEVHLPLK